Proteins from a single region of Maridesulfovibrio ferrireducens:
- a CDS encoding DUF47 domain-containing protein, giving the protein MRFRLPFLALIVSKNPMEGLTKHYNKIAECIQIINDSVECYVTGDSTCKDFGDLIAQIDKVESEADKIKRSIRNHLPHSMFMSVDKTLFFNYTRSQDNILDYAQEALHWLGMRKVSIPEIYQKDLIILLSEVNDTTMRLGPALKATIELNDGTSLDRANTKRKIRKVRRHYAKAVELRKALTDKIYKSDMDFKDIYQLMHFVDCLSEMAHEAEGCADILRAMLAR; this is encoded by the coding sequence ATGCGTTTTCGTCTGCCCTTTCTAGCTCTTATAGTTTCTAAAAATCCTATGGAAGGATTAACAAAGCATTACAATAAAATTGCTGAATGCATTCAAATAATTAATGACTCAGTTGAATGCTATGTAACAGGGGATTCAACCTGCAAAGATTTCGGAGATCTTATTGCTCAGATCGACAAGGTAGAAAGTGAAGCCGACAAGATCAAAAGATCTATTCGTAATCACCTGCCGCACAGTATGTTCATGTCTGTTGATAAGACTCTGTTCTTTAACTACACACGCAGTCAGGACAACATCCTCGACTACGCACAGGAAGCTCTTCACTGGCTCGGCATGCGTAAGGTCAGTATCCCTGAAATCTATCAGAAAGATTTAATTATCCTTCTTTCAGAAGTTAACGATACCACTATGCGTCTCGGTCCGGCACTCAAGGCAACCATCGAACTCAACGACGGGACTTCCCTTGATCGTGCAAATACCAAAAGAAAGATCAGAAAAGTCCGCAGGCATTATGCCAAAGCGGTTGAACTGAGAAAGGCTCTAACCGACAAGATCTATAAATCTGATATGGATTTTAAAGACATCTACCAGCTTATGCACTTTGTAGACTGCCTAAGCGAAATGGCTCACGAAGCTGAAGGATGTGCAGATATCCTTCGCGCTATGCTAGCCCGATAG